One genomic window of Cellulophaga sp. Hel_I_12 includes the following:
- a CDS encoding bifunctional UDP-3-O-[3-hydroxymyristoyl] N-acetylglucosamine deacetylase/3-hydroxyacyl-ACP dehydratase, giving the protein MSNKKQRTIAKEVTLSGVGLHTGENVTMKFIPAPENHGYAFKRVDLEGEPIIEADANYVVNTQRGTNLEKRGVKIQTSEHVLAALVGLEIDNVLIELDSPEPPIMDGSSKFFVEALEKAGVVEQVADRDVYVVKEVISFKDEATGSEITIIPSDDYQVTTMVDFGTKILGTQNATLERLSDFKTEISSARTFSFLHELEMLLENGLIKGGDLNNAIVYVDKEISDATMKKLEKAFNKKKLSIKPNGILDNLTLHHPNEAARHKLLDVIGDLALIGSRIQGKVIANKPGHFVNTQFAKKLSKIIKFEKRNNVPQYDLNQPPLMDIHKIMEVLPHRPPFLLIDRIIELSDTHVVGMKNVTMNEDFFIGHFPGAPVMPGVLQVEAMAQTGGILVLSTVPDPENYLTFFMKMDNVKFKQKVLPGDTLIFHCSLITPIRRGICHMQAYAYANNKLVCEAELMAQIVKSK; this is encoded by the coding sequence GTGAGTAACAAAAAACAACGAACAATTGCGAAAGAGGTTACCCTTTCAGGTGTAGGATTGCATACTGGAGAAAACGTAACCATGAAATTTATACCAGCTCCTGAAAACCATGGCTATGCGTTTAAGCGTGTAGATCTTGAAGGCGAGCCCATAATTGAGGCAGATGCTAACTATGTGGTCAATACCCAAAGGGGTACAAACTTAGAAAAAAGAGGCGTTAAAATTCAAACCTCAGAGCATGTACTTGCAGCTTTAGTAGGTCTTGAAATTGATAATGTTTTAATTGAGCTAGATAGCCCTGAGCCCCCCATTATGGATGGTTCTTCTAAGTTTTTTGTTGAAGCTTTAGAAAAAGCCGGAGTGGTAGAGCAGGTAGCGGACCGTGATGTATATGTGGTAAAAGAAGTTATTTCGTTTAAAGATGAGGCAACGGGCAGTGAAATTACCATTATTCCTTCGGATGACTACCAGGTGACCACTATGGTCGATTTTGGCACAAAAATTTTAGGTACTCAGAATGCCACTTTAGAACGTTTGTCTGATTTTAAAACAGAGATTTCTTCAGCGAGAACTTTTAGTTTTTTACACGAGCTCGAAATGCTTCTTGAAAATGGATTGATAAAAGGGGGTGATTTAAACAATGCCATCGTTTATGTCGATAAAGAAATTTCTGATGCCACCATGAAAAAGCTAGAAAAAGCTTTTAATAAGAAAAAATTATCCATTAAGCCAAACGGCATTCTTGATAATTTAACCTTGCATCACCCCAATGAAGCGGCACGTCATAAATTACTTGACGTTATTGGAGATTTGGCCTTAATTGGTTCAAGAATACAAGGAAAGGTAATTGCGAATAAGCCAGGACATTTTGTCAACACGCAATTTGCTAAAAAATTATCTAAAATTATAAAATTTGAAAAAAGGAATAATGTTCCGCAATACGATTTAAATCAACCTCCGTTGATGGATATTCATAAAATTATGGAAGTACTACCTCATAGGCCTCCATTTTTATTGATAGATCGTATTATAGAACTTTCTGACACCCATGTTGTGGGGATGAAAAATGTGACCATGAATGAAGATTTTTTCATTGGTCATTTTCCAGGCGCACCGGTAATGCCAGGTGTCTTGCAGGTTGAGGCTATGGCGCAAACAGGAGGTATCTTAGTGTTAAGTACCGTGCCAGACCCAGAGAATTACCTTACTTTTTTCATGAAAATGGATAATGTAAAATTCAAACAAAAAGTACTTCCGGGTGATACCTTGATATTTCATTGTAGTTTAATTACACCTATCCGTAGAGGAATCTGTCATATGCAAGCCTATGCATATGCAAACAATAAATTAGTTTGTGAAGCAGAATTAATGGCGCAAATAGTAAAATCAAAATAG
- the lpxD gene encoding UDP-3-O-(3-hydroxymyristoyl)glucosamine N-acyltransferase yields MKFTAGQIAGILEGELEGNPNIAVDKLAKIEEGEQGSLTFLANPKYTPHIYTTKSSVTIVNKDFVAEHQLTTTLIKVDDAYESFSKILAYYNQVKNNKVGIESPSYIAASSTYGSDCYVGAFAYIGENTKIGNQVKIYPNAYVGDNVILGNNVIVFAGAKIYSESVIGNNCVIHSGAIVGSDGFGFAPKANGEFTKIPQTGNVILEDNVDVGAGTTIDRATLGSTILRKGVKLDNQIQIAHNVEIGAHTVIAAQTGIAGSAKIGSHCMIGGQVGIVGHITIGNGVRIQAQSGIGRNIKDGEIIQGSPAINYGDFNKSYVHFKNLPKIVNRINELEKKIGRE; encoded by the coding sequence ATGAAATTTACAGCTGGTCAAATTGCAGGAATTTTAGAAGGAGAACTTGAAGGTAATCCAAATATTGCTGTTGATAAATTAGCAAAAATTGAAGAAGGTGAACAAGGTTCGCTAACTTTTTTAGCTAATCCTAAGTACACACCACATATATATACGACGAAGTCTTCCGTGACTATCGTCAATAAAGATTTTGTAGCGGAGCATCAATTAACAACAACGTTAATTAAGGTAGATGACGCTTATGAATCATTTTCAAAAATCTTAGCGTATTACAATCAAGTAAAAAACAATAAGGTAGGCATTGAGAGTCCATCGTATATCGCTGCGTCATCAACATACGGTAGTGATTGCTATGTGGGTGCTTTTGCTTATATTGGTGAAAACACAAAAATTGGCAATCAAGTAAAGATTTACCCTAATGCCTATGTAGGTGATAATGTTATTTTGGGAAATAATGTGATAGTTTTTGCAGGGGCTAAAATTTATTCAGAATCTGTAATTGGTAATAATTGTGTGATACATAGTGGTGCTATTGTAGGTTCAGATGGCTTTGGTTTTGCGCCCAAGGCAAATGGTGAATTTACAAAGATACCACAGACAGGCAACGTGATCTTAGAAGATAATGTAGATGTAGGTGCAGGAACCACTATCGATAGGGCTACCTTAGGTTCAACGATTTTGCGCAAAGGGGTGAAGTTAGATAATCAAATCCAAATTGCACACAATGTTGAAATTGGAGCCCATACTGTAATTGCAGCTCAGACAGGAATTGCGGGTTCAGCGAAAATTGGAAGTCATTGTATGATTGGTGGACAAGTAGGTATTGTAGGGCACATTACCATTGGTAATGGTGTTAGAATACAGGCACAGTCGGGTATTGGTAGAAATATAAAAGACGGTGAGATCATTCAAGGTTCCCCCGCTATAAACTACGGAGACTTTAACAAGTCGTACGTACATTTTAAGAATTTACCGAAGATAGTTAATAGAATTAATGAATTAGAAAAAAAGATTGGCCGTGAGTAA
- a CDS encoding HD domain-containing protein, with protein sequence MQKSKKLEIFNDPIYGFINIPNDLIFNLIAEPSFQRLRRISQMGLSYLVYPGAHHTRFHHAIGCMHLMQQAIQVLKIKEVDISPEEETGLLCAILLHDIGHGPFSHAMEHSIVAGVSHEHISLLYMEMLNKKFNGSLTTAIAIFKREHPKKFLNQLVSSQLDVDRLDYLKRDSFYTGVAEGNINSERLLTMLNVVDNHLVLEEKGIYSVEKFLMARRFMYWQVYLHKTGIVAEQLLISVLKRAKELLAKGEILQCSSALLFFMSHKVTKANFSDDDLILFAQLDDVDVLAAIKAWQNSKDVVLSMLCTMIINRKLLHIKIKNKPIDEQRLHKQRTTLMDTLNLTAHEANYFVFSGALENQAYSQENQPIHILKSNGKITDVVQASDQLNLKMLSKKIRKYYMCYPKLSV encoded by the coding sequence GTGCAAAAGTCAAAAAAGCTTGAGATTTTCAATGATCCAATCTACGGATTTATAAATATCCCCAACGATTTAATTTTTAACCTCATTGCTGAGCCTAGTTTTCAACGATTGCGAAGAATTTCTCAAATGGGACTCTCGTATTTAGTATATCCAGGCGCACATCACACCCGTTTTCATCATGCTATAGGCTGTATGCATTTAATGCAGCAAGCGATACAAGTCCTTAAAATTAAGGAGGTTGACATTAGTCCAGAAGAAGAAACAGGACTCTTATGTGCTATTTTATTGCACGATATTGGTCACGGACCTTTCTCCCACGCTATGGAGCATAGTATAGTAGCTGGGGTGAGTCATGAGCATATTTCACTCTTGTACATGGAAATGCTCAATAAAAAGTTTAACGGAAGTTTAACAACCGCTATCGCTATTTTCAAAAGAGAACATCCTAAAAAATTCTTAAATCAATTAGTATCTAGTCAGCTAGATGTAGACCGATTAGATTATTTAAAGCGCGATAGTTTTTACACAGGCGTAGCGGAGGGCAATATAAATTCAGAACGATTATTAACGATGTTGAATGTCGTCGATAACCATTTAGTGCTTGAAGAAAAGGGGATTTACTCTGTAGAAAAGTTTTTAATGGCCCGTCGCTTTATGTATTGGCAAGTATATCTTCATAAAACGGGTATCGTTGCGGAACAATTGTTAATAAGTGTTTTAAAAAGAGCTAAAGAACTACTCGCAAAAGGTGAAATATTACAGTGCAGTAGTGCGCTATTATTTTTTATGAGCCATAAAGTAACTAAGGCTAATTTTAGTGATGACGATTTAATCCTCTTTGCACAATTAGACGATGTTGATGTTTTAGCAGCGATTAAAGCGTGGCAAAACTCTAAAGATGTCGTTTTATCGATGTTGTGTACGATGATTATTAATAGAAAATTGTTGCATATAAAAATAAAAAATAAACCCATTGATGAGCAGAGGCTGCACAAACAGCGTACTACACTAATGGATACTTTGAATCTTACGGCGCATGAAGCCAACTACTTCGTGTTCTCTGGAGCCCTAGAAAATCAGGCCTATAGCCAAGAAAATCAGCCTATTCATATTCTTAAAAGTAATGGTAAAATCACCGATGTGGTACAAGCATCGGATCAACTCAACCTAAAGATGCTTTCAAAAAAAATAAGAAAGTATTATATGTGTTATCCTAAACTTTCTGTTTAA
- a CDS encoding bifunctional response regulator/alkaline phosphatase family protein produces MNTITILWVDDEIDLLKSHIIFLESKNYTVTTCKSGQEALEEVAKTRFDIVFLDENMPGISGLETLTELKAMDATLPVVMITKSEEEYIMDEAIGSKIADYLIKPVNPNQILLSLKKSLDNSRLVSEKTTSNYQQEFRKIAMDLSMVNSHNEWAELYKKLVSWELRLEEIEDSSMFEILESQKVEANNQFGKFIDKNYEDWFTDPDGPILSHTVFKELVKPELKEQPTLLVVIDNLRYDQWLAFEDTVTPFFKKKKETNYYSILPTATQYARNAIFSGLTPLDMEKKYPDWWKNDTEDGGKNLFEAEFLGAQLKRLGLDLTWEYHKISSLKQGKTLSQNYKTQKKNDLTVIVYNFVDMLSHSKTEMEVIKELASNDKAYRSLTQSWFKNSPLLEIIQQAQTMGQKLIITTDHGTINVKQPSKVVGDKETSLNLRYKTGRSLSYEKKDVYEAKKPSEVYLPSINMSSSFIFAKNDLFFAYPNNYNHYVSYYRNTYQHGGVSLEEMIIPFVVMEPR; encoded by the coding sequence ATGAATACTATAACCATATTGTGGGTTGATGATGAGATCGATTTATTGAAGTCGCATATTATATTCCTTGAGAGTAAAAACTATACCGTAACCACTTGTAAAAGTGGACAAGAAGCATTAGAAGAAGTTGCTAAAACTAGGTTCGATATTGTATTCCTTGATGAAAACATGCCTGGAATTTCCGGATTGGAGACCTTGACAGAATTAAAAGCAATGGATGCCACCCTACCCGTTGTGATGATTACCAAAAGTGAAGAGGAATACATCATGGATGAAGCTATTGGTTCTAAAATAGCAGATTACTTAATAAAGCCTGTTAACCCAAATCAAATATTACTTTCCTTAAAAAAGAGTTTAGACAATTCGCGCTTAGTTTCTGAAAAAACAACATCGAATTACCAACAAGAATTCAGAAAAATTGCGATGGACTTGTCCATGGTAAACTCGCACAACGAATGGGCTGAGTTGTATAAAAAATTAGTTTCTTGGGAATTGCGCTTAGAAGAAATTGAAGATTCTAGCATGTTCGAAATATTAGAATCTCAAAAAGTAGAAGCCAACAATCAATTCGGGAAATTTATAGATAAAAATTATGAAGATTGGTTTACCGATCCTGATGGACCCATACTTTCGCACACGGTATTTAAAGAACTTGTAAAACCAGAGTTAAAAGAACAGCCCACCTTATTGGTGGTTATTGATAATCTGCGTTATGATCAGTGGCTTGCTTTTGAAGATACGGTAACGCCATTTTTTAAAAAGAAAAAAGAAACTAATTATTACAGTATTTTACCCACGGCCACTCAATATGCCAGAAATGCAATTTTTTCTGGCTTGACCCCTTTGGATATGGAAAAAAAATATCCCGATTGGTGGAAGAATGATACTGAAGATGGAGGTAAAAATTTATTTGAAGCCGAATTTTTAGGGGCTCAATTAAAACGACTAGGCTTAGACCTTACTTGGGAATACCATAAAATCAGTAGTCTAAAACAAGGTAAAACATTATCACAGAACTATAAAACGCAGAAAAAGAACGATTTAACCGTTATCGTTTACAATTTTGTAGATATGTTAAGCCATTCTAAAACCGAAATGGAAGTAATTAAAGAATTGGCTTCTAATGATAAAGCCTATCGCTCTTTAACTCAGAGTTGGTTCAAAAATTCGCCCTTATTAGAAATTATCCAGCAAGCGCAAACAATGGGTCAAAAACTAATCATTACCACAGATCACGGTACCATCAACGTTAAGCAGCCTTCGAAAGTAGTAGGCGACAAAGAGACCAGTTTAAATTTACGCTACAAAACAGGTCGAAGCTTATCCTACGAGAAAAAAGACGTGTATGAAGCTAAAAAACCATCAGAGGTGTATTTACCTAGTATTAATATGAGCAGTTCTTTTATTTTTGCGAAGAACGATTTGTTTTTTGCCTACCCAAACAATTACAATCATTATGTGAGTTACTACCGAAACACCTATCAACACGGTGGAGTATCTTTAGAAGAAATGATTATTCCGTTTGTGGTGATGGAGCCGCGGTAA
- the tsaE gene encoding tRNA (adenosine(37)-N6)-threonylcarbamoyltransferase complex ATPase subunit type 1 TsaE, with protein sequence MKKQYTQSQLPEIAQYIVNTAIHKKLCFHGTMGAGKTTLIKAIVKELGSQEEVSSPTFGLVNEYHKANGTVLAYHFDFYRLNDESEALDFGIEDYLYGDTWVFMEWPEKITSLLPDEVTHIYMEIIDEKMRMLEMV encoded by the coding sequence ATGAAAAAACAATATACCCAAAGCCAACTACCGGAAATAGCACAATACATTGTGAACACGGCTATCCATAAAAAGCTTTGTTTTCACGGCACTATGGGCGCAGGAAAAACAACCCTTATTAAAGCTATTGTCAAAGAACTTGGCAGCCAGGAAGAAGTGAGTAGCCCTACCTTTGGCCTTGTTAACGAATACCACAAGGCAAATGGTACTGTTTTGGCCTATCATTTTGATTTTTATCGCTTAAACGACGAAAGTGAAGCTTTAGATTTTGGTATTGAAGACTATTTATATGGCGATACCTGGGTATTTATGGAGTGGCCAGAAAAAATAACCTCCTTATTACCTGATGAGGTGACCCATATCTATATGGAAATTATAGATGAAAAAATGAGGATGCTTGAAATGGTATAG
- a CDS encoding alanine dehydrogenase, which produces MNQPSSPFSKQQLLPQEETLEILRQKGELFIGIPKENQYQEKRICLTPDAVNAITANGHRILMEAGAGEGANFSDIDYTNAGAEITRDTKKVFGCSILLKVEPPTLAEIELMNPQTTLISALQIKTQSKKYFETLAQKRISAIAFEYIMDDDGKYPAVRSLSEIAGISSVLIASEIMANTNKGNGLMFGNISGVPPVEVVIIGAGTVGEFAARSAIGLGANVKIFDNSITKLRNIQAHLRQTVYTSTIQPKNLLKALKRCDVAIGAVRGKDRSPVIVTKTMVESMKKGAVIIDVSIDMGGCFETSEITSHDAPTKEKYGVLHYAVPNIPSRYPKTASISISNIFTPYLLKIGEDGGIENALRFDKGLRNGLYFYRGILTNKSVGEWFDLSYNDINFLIF; this is translated from the coding sequence ATGAATCAGCCTAGTTCACCATTCAGCAAACAACAGCTACTTCCACAAGAAGAAACTTTAGAAATTTTACGCCAAAAAGGAGAACTTTTTATAGGAATCCCTAAAGAAAACCAATACCAAGAAAAACGTATTTGTTTAACACCAGACGCCGTAAATGCCATAACTGCCAACGGACATCGAATTTTGATGGAAGCTGGTGCTGGAGAAGGGGCAAATTTCTCAGACATAGACTACACAAATGCCGGGGCCGAAATTACCCGTGATACCAAAAAAGTATTTGGCTGTTCAATTCTGTTAAAAGTAGAACCGCCAACTTTAGCTGAAATAGAGTTAATGAATCCGCAAACGACATTAATCTCGGCGCTTCAAATTAAAACCCAATCTAAAAAGTATTTTGAAACCTTAGCTCAAAAACGAATTTCTGCTATTGCTTTTGAATATATCATGGATGACGATGGAAAATACCCCGCCGTACGTTCACTCAGTGAAATTGCCGGAATATCATCGGTACTTATTGCCTCTGAAATTATGGCGAATACCAACAAAGGAAACGGACTTATGTTTGGAAACATCAGTGGTGTTCCTCCTGTTGAGGTGGTGATTATTGGTGCTGGTACGGTTGGAGAGTTTGCAGCAAGATCTGCCATTGGCTTAGGTGCCAACGTTAAAATTTTCGATAATTCGATTACCAAACTTAGAAATATTCAGGCACACTTACGCCAAACGGTCTATACCTCTACCATTCAACCTAAAAATTTGCTAAAAGCTTTAAAACGTTGCGATGTCGCCATAGGCGCTGTACGAGGCAAAGATAGATCTCCAGTTATAGTCACCAAGACTATGGTTGAATCGATGAAAAAAGGGGCTGTAATTATAGATGTGAGCATCGATATGGGGGGCTGTTTTGAAACGAGTGAAATCACTAGTCACGATGCACCAACAAAAGAAAAATATGGAGTGCTCCACTATGCAGTTCCAAACATTCCGTCGCGCTACCCTAAAACGGCTTCAATATCTATCAGTAATATTTTTACCCCTTACCTTTTAAAAATAGGTGAAGATGGCGGTATAGAAAATGCCTTGCGTTTTGATAAAGGCTTGCGAAACGGACTCTATTTTTACCGTGGTATTTTAACGAATAAATCTGTGGGCGAATGGTTCGATCTTTCCTACAACGATATTAATTTTCTTATTTTTTAA
- a CDS encoding proline dehydrogenase family protein yields the protein MNSIFENTATAFALKTDAELERAYFLFKMISIEPLVKIGTAMTNFAIKAHLPVEGLIRATVFDHFCGGVNEKDCMPVVDKLYSKGVSSVLDYSVEGKDSEDPLDDALEMVLKVLDFVKEKEAIPFAVFKPTGYGRTSLFKKVNAGKKLTEDETAEWGRVVARYDKTCKKAFDLDVALLIDGEESWIQDAADALAEEMMMKYNKKKIVVFNTLQLYRWDRLDYLKKLEQKASKEGFKIGMKLVRGAYMEKENERAIEKGYPTPICGSKQATDENFDTVVAYMMNHLASMAIYMGTHNELSCLKLMELMTQNTIAPNHENIWFGQLYGMSDHISFNLAERGYNVSKYLPFGPVRDVMPYLIRRAEENTSVAGQTSRELTLIKQERKRRKI from the coding sequence ATGAATTCTATTTTTGAGAATACTGCAACTGCATTTGCTTTAAAAACTGATGCAGAACTAGAACGGGCCTATTTTTTGTTTAAAATGATCTCTATTGAACCATTGGTTAAAATAGGAACAGCAATGACGAATTTCGCGATAAAAGCGCATTTGCCTGTAGAAGGTTTAATTAGAGCTACCGTTTTTGACCATTTTTGTGGAGGAGTAAATGAAAAGGATTGTATGCCAGTAGTTGATAAATTGTATTCTAAAGGCGTTTCTTCTGTTTTAGATTATTCTGTCGAAGGTAAAGATTCTGAAGATCCTTTAGACGATGCGCTTGAAATGGTGCTGAAAGTGTTAGATTTTGTCAAAGAAAAAGAAGCCATTCCCTTTGCCGTATTTAAACCTACGGGTTATGGAAGAACTTCACTTTTTAAAAAGGTAAATGCAGGCAAAAAGTTAACCGAAGATGAAACTGCAGAATGGGGTAGAGTAGTTGCGCGTTATGATAAAACCTGCAAAAAAGCTTTTGATTTAGATGTAGCCCTATTAATTGATGGGGAAGAAAGCTGGATTCAAGATGCAGCTGATGCTTTGGCAGAAGAAATGATGATGAAATACAACAAAAAGAAGATCGTTGTTTTCAATACCCTACAGCTTTACCGATGGGATCGATTAGATTATTTAAAAAAACTAGAACAAAAAGCAAGTAAAGAAGGTTTTAAGATCGGAATGAAACTGGTTCGTGGTGCTTATATGGAAAAAGAAAATGAAAGGGCTATTGAAAAGGGATATCCCACTCCAATTTGTGGCTCTAAACAAGCCACTGATGAAAATTTTGACACCGTGGTGGCCTATATGATGAATCATTTAGCGTCTATGGCTATTTATATGGGAACTCATAATGAGTTAAGTTGCCTTAAGTTGATGGAACTTATGACGCAAAATACCATAGCGCCTAATCATGAAAATATTTGGTTTGGACAATTATATGGTATGAGTGATCACATTTCTTTTAATTTGGCAGAACGAGGCTATAATGTGTCTAAATACCTGCCCTTTGGACCTGTTCGCGATGTAATGCCGTATTTAATTAGAAGAGCAGAAGAAAACACATCGGTAGCCGGGCAAACAAGCCGAGAACTTACCTTAATCAAACAAGAGCGTAAAAGAAGGAAAATTTAG
- the aroB gene encoding 3-dehydroquinate synthase: MKSIISSSCTVHFNALAYQALNRHLAEKNYSKIFILVDENTHDACLAPFMAEIVGDYLYEIIEIESGEINKNIATCTQIWEILSELDADRKSLMINIGGGVITDLGGFVASTFKRGIDFINVPTSLLAMVDASVGGKTGVDLGSLKNQVGVINQPAMVVVVSSFLKTLDDRQMLSGFAEMLKHGLIKDARYWEKLKTLENFEAIDALIYHSVAIKNEVVLQDPTEQNIRKMLNYGHTLGHAIESYFLESEDHKLLLHGEAIAIGMILEGFLSFKLTGLPKSDLEDIKTTFLSHYPKVAFSPRDIQEILKLLKFDKKNAHGNINFVLLKSIGETVIDIKVAQDLLEESFAYYKV; encoded by the coding sequence ATGAAATCAATTATTTCTTCTTCTTGCACCGTACATTTTAACGCCTTGGCGTATCAAGCACTAAATAGGCACCTAGCAGAGAAAAACTATTCTAAGATATTTATTTTAGTAGATGAAAATACACACGACGCCTGTTTAGCGCCTTTTATGGCTGAAATTGTAGGTGATTATCTGTATGAGATTATTGAAATTGAATCTGGTGAAATCAATAAAAATATAGCAACCTGTACGCAAATCTGGGAAATATTATCAGAATTAGACGCGGACCGCAAAAGCCTGATGATTAATATTGGTGGTGGGGTTATTACTGATTTAGGTGGTTTTGTAGCTTCCACATTTAAAAGGGGTATTGATTTTATTAACGTGCCCACCTCTCTTTTAGCCATGGTCGATGCCTCTGTAGGTGGAAAAACAGGAGTTGATTTAGGAAGCCTTAAAAATCAAGTAGGGGTTATCAACCAACCTGCAATGGTGGTAGTGGTTTCGAGCTTTTTAAAAACTTTAGATGACCGCCAAATGCTAAGTGGTTTCGCTGAAATGCTGAAACATGGACTCATTAAGGATGCTAGGTATTGGGAAAAATTGAAAACTTTAGAGAATTTCGAGGCGATTGATGCACTTATCTATCATTCTGTTGCTATAAAAAATGAAGTGGTACTTCAAGACCCTACGGAGCAAAATATCCGTAAAATGCTGAATTATGGTCATACCTTAGGCCATGCCATCGAATCTTACTTTTTAGAAAGTGAAGACCATAAGCTTTTACTACATGGCGAAGCTATTGCCATTGGAATGATTCTAGAAGGTTTTCTGTCCTTTAAACTCACTGGCCTACCGAAGTCTGATTTAGAAGACATCAAAACTACTTTTTTAAGTCACTACCCTAAAGTTGCGTTTAGTCCAAGAGATATTCAAGAAATACTAAAGCTATTAAAGTTCGATAAAAAAAACGCTCACGGAAACATTAATTTTGTACTCTTAAAAAGTATTGGTGAAACGGTCATTGATATTAAAGTAGCTCAAGATTTGCTAGAAGAATCATTTGCTTACTACAAAGTTTAA
- a CDS encoding DinB family protein — MKISDLKKEDYNPYYGTYIAYLKEEDLKKALKDDLVFFRNFMSGMDADKLTYAYEKGKWSVAEVLLHVIDTERIFQYRALCIARNDKTSFPGFDQDEYVAHADSNARSIADILEEFTAVRNATITLFDSFNEEVLLKRGEASNSPLSVAAAGFIITGHVRHHLKILKERYM; from the coding sequence ATGAAAATTTCAGATTTAAAAAAGGAAGATTATAATCCCTATTACGGAACCTATATTGCCTATTTAAAAGAGGAAGACCTAAAAAAAGCCTTAAAAGATGATTTGGTTTTTTTTAGAAACTTTATGTCTGGCATGGATGCGGATAAACTTACCTATGCCTACGAAAAGGGTAAATGGTCGGTTGCCGAGGTATTACTTCATGTTATAGATACGGAACGCATTTTTCAATATAGAGCACTTTGTATCGCAAGGAATGATAAAACATCGTTTCCGGGTTTTGATCAAGATGAATATGTGGCCCATGCCGACTCTAATGCTAGAAGTATAGCAGATATTTTAGAGGAATTTACTGCGGTTCGAAATGCGACCATTACATTATTCGATTCTTTTAATGAAGAAGTACTGTTAAAAAGGGGGGAAGCTAGTAATTCTCCGTTGAGCGTTGCCGCCGCAGGATTCATTATTACAGGGCATGTACGTCATCATTTAAAAATTTTAAAGGAGCGTTACATGTAA
- a CDS encoding Lrp/AsnC family transcriptional regulator yields MGKVKLDEIDHQILDMLIDNTRTPFTDIAKKLLISAGTVHVRVKKMEEAGIIKGSSLTLDYVKLGYSFIAYVGIFLEKTHQTKFVLERLNQIPNVTVAHITTGKFNIFCKIRAKDTNHAKNIIFKIDDIDGISRTETMISLEESINDKKRLMHTIFNEM; encoded by the coding sequence ATGGGAAAAGTAAAATTAGATGAAATAGATCACCAAATTCTGGATATGTTAATAGACAATACCAGAACACCGTTTACGGATATCGCCAAAAAACTTTTAATTTCGGCAGGTACAGTTCATGTACGTGTTAAGAAAATGGAAGAAGCAGGTATCATAAAGGGCTCTTCTTTAACCTTAGATTATGTAAAATTGGGTTATTCTTTTATTGCTTATGTTGGTATTTTCTTGGAAAAAACACATCAAACTAAATTTGTTTTAGAGCGCTTAAATCAAATTCCAAATGTAACTGTGGCGCATATTACCACAGGAAAATTTAATATTTTCTGTAAAATAAGAGCCAAAGATACCAATCATGCAAAAAATATCATTTTTAAAATTGACGATATTGATGGTATTAGCAGAACAGAAACTATGATTTCATTAGAAGAAAGTATCAACGACAAAAAACGTTTGATGCATACTATTTTTAATGAAATGTAA